CTTCGAGACCAGGCTGAGCGAGCTGCTCACCGTCATTGGTAGGGCGGCGCCGATACCGGAGCCGCTCCGCGCCACCGTGACCCAGGAGTTGCGATGAAGGTCGCAGTGCTCGGCATGGGCTACGTCGGCTGCGTCACCGCAGGTGTGCTGGCGCGCGAGGGCCATCACGTCGTCGGAGTCGACGCCAATGCCTCCAAGGTGGCGATGCTGGCGCAGGGACAATCGCCCGTCCTCGAGCCGGGTCTGCCCGAGCTGATCCGGCGTAGCCACATCTCCGGCCACCTGAAAGCCACCGCCGAGGCAGCCGATGCCATCGCGGCCGCTGAGGTCATCATCGTCTGCGTCGGCACCCCCAGCAACGGCAACGGCGGGCTCGACAGCCACGCCCTCGAACGCGTAGCCGCTCAAATCGGCTGCACCATCGCACGGCACGACGGCTATCCCGTCGTGCTCGTCCGCAGCACGGTGCTACCGGAAACCCTGGAAGAGGTAATCGTGCCGGTTCTCGAGCGTGGCGCCGGTAGTCGCGTTGGCGACGGCTTCGGCTTGGCGGTCAATCCCGAGTTTCTGCGCGAGGGCAGTGCCGTCCACGACTTCGACTCGCCGCAGTTCACCCTCGTGGGCACAGCCGAGCCGCGCTCGGCGGCCATCGTGCGGCGCTTGTACGGCTTCCTCAAAGCTCCGGTGTTCGTGACCGATCGCCAGACGGCGGCGCTGGTCAAATACGCATCCAATGCTTTCCACGCGATGAAGGTGGCGTTCGCCAACGAGATCGCCGCCATCAGCGGCGCGGTTGGCGCCGACGCCAGCGAGGTCATGCGCCTGTTCTGCCTCGATCACAAGCTGAACTTGTCGGCGGCCTATCTGAAGCCCGGCATGCCCTTCGGCGGCTCGTGTCTTCCAAAGGATCTGCGGGCGTTGCTTTACAGCGGTCGCCGCCGCGATGTGCCCCTGCCGCTGCTGAGCGCGACGTTGAAGAGCAACCGGGTACAGACCGCCATGTGCATCGAGCGCATTCTCGCCTTCGGGCGTCCGCGCGTCGGCATCTTCGGCTTGGCTTTCAAAGGCGGCACCGACGATTTGCGGGAGAGCCCGACCGTGGCGATCGTCGAGGCGCTGCTGGGCAAGGGCATTTCGCTGGCGATTTACGACGGCCGCGTTTCGCTCGCACACCTGGTCGGCTCAAACCGCGACTACGTCGCCCAGCATCTTCCCCACATCGAGAGCTTGCTGCGACCAACGCTGGAAGAAGTCGTCAACAGCAGCGACGTGCTCGTCATCGGCAACAACGACGAGGAATTCCACTCACTGCCGCAGCGCATGCGCTCGGAACAGACATTGATCGACCTGGTGGGCGTGACGGCGGCGAACGGCGCACTTGCCACGGATCGAGTCAGCGCCGCCGGGCGCTGAGTGCACGCCATGTTATCCAACTCAATCGAGATCGAGGCTTCGGCACAACGCGACGCGGTTGCCAGCGCGCCGGCGGCCGGCCACGGCGGCGTATTGCTCGTCGGCAACCTACCCGACGGCCCGCTGGTCGGTGGTGTCGAGGTCGGCGTGGAGATGATCTTGCGCTCCGACCTAGTCGCCCGCCACGGCATTCGGCTCTTCAACACCGCCCGGCGGCATGACCCGAACCGCCCGCTGCGCCAGCGGCTGGCCTACCAAGCCCGGCGGTTCATCGAGTTGGCAGCGGAGATCACCCGCAACCGTCCGCGCCTGGTGCACGTGAAGGCGACCGTCGGCATCAACTTCTGGCAAGGTGCGGGTTACTGCGCCATCGCGCGCGCGCTCGGCCGCCGGGTGCTGTTGCAGTTGCACGGCGGCGACCTCGACAGCTGGTACTGGCAACATGGCCCCTGGGGCCGCTCGGCAATTCGCCGGGCGCTGCGTCTTCCGTCTGAAATCTTGGTCCTCTCGCAATACTGGCGCGACTTCATCGCCGGCCTTCAGCCCGGCCACCCGATTCGGATTCTGCCCAACGGCGTGCGCCTCGAAGACGCGCAGCCGCGCACCTGGAACGGTTCCACCCACTTACGCGTAGTGACACTGGGCGCGCTCGGCGAGCGCAAAGGCCACTTCGATATTCTCGCGGCGGCGGTGCGGCTGCGCCAGCAAGCGATCCGCTTCGTGTTCGCCGGCGCCGGGGAGTTCGGCGGTGAGGAAGCGGCACTGCGAGCGCGCGCCCGGGATCTGGGTGTCGAGCATCTGGTGGAGTTCACGGGCGCGGTGACGGGACCGGAGAAGTGGCAACTGCTGGCGCAGAGCGACGTCTTCTTGCTGCCGTCGCGCGGCGAGAACATGCCGAACGCGGTACTCGAAGCGATGGCCGCGGGCCTGCCGGTGGTATGCACGCCGGTGGGCGCGCTGCGCGACATGATGACTGAAGGCGCGATGTTCGTCCCGGTGGGCAACCCGGCGGCGATCGCCCGCGCGCTGTTGGATCTGCAGCAGTCCCCGCAGCTGCGGGTGCATATGGGCCGCGCCAATCGCGCCACCGCGGAATCGCGGTTTGCCTTTACAGCGGTTGCCGCCGAGCTCGGCGCGATTTACGCGGAGTCATAGAATGGAGACTTCCCGACCACTGGATCCGCCGTCAGCGAAAGTTGCAGCCGCGCCGCCACCGTCATCTGTGCACTTCTATGATTCGCTCTGGGCCGCGACCGGCCGCGTGGATCAGCACCACAAGTGCCGCATGGACGCTCTGAAGCGCATGATCGCGGCGTTGCCCGAGGCAAAGCCAACGCAGCGGCGCATTCTCGAGCCCGGCTGCGGTAGCGGCATCATCTCCGAGTTTCTCGCCCGCTATGGCCGCGTCACCGGAATCGACCAGTCGCCGGTCGGTGTGCAAGCGGCGCGCACTCGCGGCCTCGGGCGCTTTGTCATCGGCACCCTACCCGACATCCCCGTTGCCGAAGACGGCTTCGATCTTTGCGTGCTCTCTCAAGTTTTGGAACATCTTGCCGATAACGACCAAGCCGTGCTGCTTACGCGCCTGCGCGAAAAGGTGCGGCCTGGCGGCCATCTGATCTTGACCGTACCGAATCGGCCGGTTTCGTCCCGGATGCGCTTTGCAGCGGGCGAACTCCAGCCGATCGAGAACTGGCAGGACACCGCCGACGTTCATCGTCTCCTGCGGGAGACCGGCTGGCAGGTGCTGAAGACCCGCTTCGCCTTCAATTTCTTTCCGGTTGCGGCCAGCAGGTATCTGCTGGTACGCGCTGCCCGATACGTACTGTATGACATTCTGGGACTGCGAGGCATCCTGGAACATCTGCTGGAGTCGCCCAGCCGGGGCGACTGTATCGTCGTATTGGCAACAAGGGCCGCATCTACGCCGGCGGCATGAGCTGCGCATGAATCCCACTTCGAATGCGGCGATGGCGGCACCGCCCGCAGCCACGGCATCGGCCGCGCCGCTGCCGAGCTCCGCTATGCGCATCCTCTACCTCAATTACGAGTGGGACGCGCGGGAGTCGAGCGGTGCTGCCCGGCACCTCGCCGAGCTGACACGCGAACTGCGCTCCCTGGGGCATACCGTAGTCACTTGCGACCGGCACCGCGCCCCCGACCCGGCACCAGGCGGCGAGCCTGGCCGCGATCACGACTGGCTGCGTCTTCTGCGCGCTCGCCTGAGCCCTAGGCTACACGAGTCAGCGGCGCTCGCGCGCGCCGTCCGTGGCATTGCGCCGGAGATAGCGCTGATCCGGCGGCATCAGCCTGACGTTGTCCTCACGCGTCACTCGTTACATCAGTTCTCCAGCCTTATCGCCGCGCGCCGCTGCGGCATCCCCATCGTGTTCGAAGTCAATGCGCCCTTGGCGCACGAGTATCGGCGTTATCTCCGCCAGTATCGCTTACTGCCGCAACTGGCCGAATGGAGCGAGGCACAGACCCTGGCCCGCGCCGATGGCGTCTTCGTCGTATCCAACGCACTCAAGCGCTACTTCGCGGCGCACGGCGTGATGGAAGAGCGGATTAGCGTGATCCCAAACGGCGTCGATCCAGCGCGTTTCAATCCCGCCGTCGCCGATGCTGAGGTGCGCGCCCGCCTCGGACACGACCGAGTCATCGTCGCCTTCGTCGGCAGCTTCGCCAGTTTTCACGGTGTCGAGCTGTTGCGGCAGGCTATCGTAGAAGTGCTCCCGCGCCGCCTAAGTGTGACCTTCTTGATGGTTGGGAGCAGCCCATTGTCCGCGGCACTCCAGGGCGAGTGCCGCGCGCGCGGTTATGAGGATCGGGTCGAGTTTGCCGGGTTCGTGCCGCCGCAACAGGTCCCCAAGCTCATGGCGGCCGCTGACATTCTGCTGGCTCCTTACGCCGCCGAGGAGTTCTTTTACTTGTCGCCGATCAAGCTTTTCGAGTACCTGGCATGCGGGCGGGCCGTGCTCACTGCTCGCCAGGGGCAGATGGCCGAGGTCGTTGCCGACGGAGAGAACGGCCTGCTGTACGACCCGAGGTCCCCGAATGCGTTCATCGCTCAGCTGCTGCGCCTGATCGACGATCCGATGCTGCGTGCGCGTCTCGGCTTCAACGGGCGCCGGACGGTAGAGCGGGGGTACACGTGGAAAACCAATGCTGAGCGAGTCGCGGCAGTTCTCAGCCGCGCCGGCGTGCGGGTGCACTGATGTGCGGCATTTGCGGCATCTACTACTTCGATCGCTCGCGCCCGGTTATTGAGCGCGATCTGACCGCTATGCGCGACACCATGATTCATCGGGGGCCCGATGGCGCCGGCAATGTCGTGCGCGGCCATGTCGGCCTCGGCCACCGTCGCCTCAGCATCGTCGACCTGGCGGGCGGCCACCAGCCGATGGCGAACGAAGACGAGAGTATCTGGATAACGTTCAATGGGGAAATCTACAACCACCGCGAGCTGCGGCCACGTTTGGTAGCAGCGGGCCATACCTTCAGGACGCGCTGCGACACGGAGGCGATCATCCACTCGTATGAGCAAGATGGCTGGCACTCGGTCTCTTCGCTTCTGGGCATGTTCGCCTTCGCGATTTATGACCAGCGTGCCAACAGACTCGTACTGGCGAGAGATCGCATCGGCATCAAGCCGCTCTATTACCGCGTGACTACCGAAGCCCTGATCTTCGCTTCCGAGATCAAGGCCATCATCGCCCATCCCAGCGTAACCGCAGAGGTCAACTGGCCGCGCGTGCCGGACTTTCTACGCTACGGCACTGTCTACGGAGAGGAGACCCTTTTCGCCGATATCCGCGAACTCCCGCCGGGGCATGTTCTGGTCGCAACGCGTAGCGGAGTCGAGGTGCAGCAATACTGGGACTTGCCGGACGCGCCGGTGGTCAGCGGTAATGAGGTTGAGCAGCGTGAGCAGGTAAAGCGCCTGCTCCGCCAGTCGATCCAGCGGCGCCTGATGAGCGACGTCCCGCTCGGCGCATTTCTGAGCGGCGGCCTCGATTCGAGCTTGCTGGTGGCGATGATGAACGAGCTCACCGGCGCGCCCGTCAAGACCTTCTCGATCGGATTCACCGAGCCGGGCTACGACGAGTTTCGCTACTCGCGCATGGTTGCCCAGCGCTACCACACGGATCACACCGAGATCGTTCTCGATGCCGAGCAGTTCTGCGAGGCGCTACCAGGATTGGTCTGGCACTACGATGAGCCAATCGGGCTGCGTGCCAGCGTCCCGCTGTATTTCTTGTCACGTGCGACCAAGGGCAACGCCACCGTCATTCTGACCGGCGAGGGCGCCGACGAGCTGTTCTTAGGATACGACCAATACGACTGGGCGCGCCGCCACGCTCACCTTGCCGCAGCCTTCCAACGGCTTTGCCCATCGCCGTTGCGCGAGTCATCTGTTCGCCTCGCTCAACGCGCCCTTGGGCGCGAGCACTTGCTGTTCGAGCGCCTGTTGATGACACCAGCGGCCCTGGCCGCCTCGTTCAACGAATGGGTCCCCGCAGATGTGATTGCTGACCTGCTCCAATCCGACCCAGGTTCCGGCAACGGTCACGGACGGCCGCCTGCGGATGCATGCTGCGATATTTTCGCTAACGCGCCGGCTCAGCGGGATTTTCTTTCCCGCACCACCTACCTGCACTTCAAGACCTTCTTGGTTGCTCTTCTAATGAAGCAGGACAAGATGTCGATGGCCGCCTCGATCGAATCGCGGGTGCCGTACTTGGACCACGAGCTGGTCGAATACGCCTACCGCCTACCGACAAACCGCAAGCTGAGCCGCGGCCTGGGCAAGAAGCTGCTCAAAGAGATCGCGGCCGACTACTTGCCGGCCGAACTCATCAACCGCCCGAAGCGGGGCTTTCCTGTGCCCCTGATCCCTTGGCTCGAACGGCCGGCAACCCGCAAGTACTTCGCCGACGTGCTCCTGGACGGCCGAACGCTCGGGCGCGGCCTGCTCAATCGGCGTGCCGTCGAGGCCCACCTTCACCCACTGCGTACCGGCGACGCCAATGCCGCACGCAGCAACAGCTACCTGATCTGGAACCTGGTTAACTTCGAGCTTTGGCAGCGCACCTTTGTCGACACCCTTGCGCCGGCCGCCATTCAAAACGTCCCGCCACTTCGGGGCGGCACCGACGGCTCAATGACCACCACCTCTTCGGCTTGACCCCGCAAAAGGAGGCGCCACCATGTCGAATCCGACCATTTCCCTCTTACTCGAGTTCTGGGCCTTTCTGCGCGTGCGCAAGAAGTGGTGGCTGGCGCCGATCGTCGTCGTGTTGGTGCTGTTCGGCTCCCTGATCGTGTTCGCGCAGGGCTCGGCGCTGGCACCGTTCATTTACACCATCTTCTAAACCTCTGGAGCGGACACTTGGACCACATATCGAAATCCGACTTGCACAAGTTCGGCCTGACGGTCGGGCTGGCTTTTGTGTTGCTCGGGACGCTGAGCTGGGCGCGGGGGCACGACCTCGCTCCCCGCGTGCTATGGACCCTCGGCGCTTTGTTGGTGCTGCCCGGCCTCCTTGCGCCGACCCTGCTTCGACCGGTGCAACGCGTTTGGATGGCCGCAGCCGGCGTACTGGGATACGTGAACACGCGCGTCATTTTGGGCGCGTTCTTCTACCTCATCCTCACACCGATCGCATTGCTGCTGCGCTTGGTGCGCGATCCACTGACCCGTTCCCTGGATCCATCGCTGCAGAGCTGCTGGGTCAAGCGCACCCCACAGCCGGTCAGCCGCGAGCAATACGAACGCCAGTTCTAACCGCCATGACGACGATTCTGGGCATATCCGCCTACTACCACGACTCGGCCGCCTGCCTGGTGCGCGATGGCGAGATCGTCGCCGCCGCGCAGGAAGAGCGCTTCACGCGCAAGAAGCACGACGCCGGCTTCCCGCATCACGCCGTGGCCTATTGCCTGCGCGAGGCCGGGCTGCGCGTCGATGAGCTCGACTACGCCGGCTTCTACGACAAGCCCCTGCTCA
The DNA window shown above is from Deltaproteobacteria bacterium and carries:
- a CDS encoding nucleotide sugar dehydrogenase, giving the protein MKVAVLGMGYVGCVTAGVLAREGHHVVGVDANASKVAMLAQGQSPVLEPGLPELIRRSHISGHLKATAEAADAIAAAEVIIVCVGTPSNGNGGLDSHALERVAAQIGCTIARHDGYPVVLVRSTVLPETLEEVIVPVLERGAGSRVGDGFGLAVNPEFLREGSAVHDFDSPQFTLVGTAEPRSAAIVRRLYGFLKAPVFVTDRQTAALVKYASNAFHAMKVAFANEIAAISGAVGADASEVMRLFCLDHKLNLSAAYLKPGMPFGGSCLPKDLRALLYSGRRRDVPLPLLSATLKSNRVQTAMCIERILAFGRPRVGIFGLAFKGGTDDLRESPTVAIVEALLGKGISLAIYDGRVSLAHLVGSNRDYVAQHLPHIESLLRPTLEEVVNSSDVLVIGNNDEEFHSLPQRMRSEQTLIDLVGVTAANGALATDRVSAAGR
- a CDS encoding glycosyltransferase family 4 protein, whose translation is MLSNSIEIEASAQRDAVASAPAAGHGGVLLVGNLPDGPLVGGVEVGVEMILRSDLVARHGIRLFNTARRHDPNRPLRQRLAYQARRFIELAAEITRNRPRLVHVKATVGINFWQGAGYCAIARALGRRVLLQLHGGDLDSWYWQHGPWGRSAIRRALRLPSEILVLSQYWRDFIAGLQPGHPIRILPNGVRLEDAQPRTWNGSTHLRVVTLGALGERKGHFDILAAAVRLRQQAIRFVFAGAGEFGGEEAALRARARDLGVEHLVEFTGAVTGPEKWQLLAQSDVFLLPSRGENMPNAVLEAMAAGLPVVCTPVGALRDMMTEGAMFVPVGNPAAIARALLDLQQSPQLRVHMGRANRATAESRFAFTAVAAELGAIYAES
- the asnB gene encoding asparagine synthase (glutamine-hydrolyzing), translating into MCGICGIYYFDRSRPVIERDLTAMRDTMIHRGPDGAGNVVRGHVGLGHRRLSIVDLAGGHQPMANEDESIWITFNGEIYNHRELRPRLVAAGHTFRTRCDTEAIIHSYEQDGWHSVSSLLGMFAFAIYDQRANRLVLARDRIGIKPLYYRVTTEALIFASEIKAIIAHPSVTAEVNWPRVPDFLRYGTVYGEETLFADIRELPPGHVLVATRSGVEVQQYWDLPDAPVVSGNEVEQREQVKRLLRQSIQRRLMSDVPLGAFLSGGLDSSLLVAMMNELTGAPVKTFSIGFTEPGYDEFRYSRMVAQRYHTDHTEIVLDAEQFCEALPGLVWHYDEPIGLRASVPLYFLSRATKGNATVILTGEGADELFLGYDQYDWARRHAHLAAAFQRLCPSPLRESSVRLAQRALGREHLLFERLLMTPAALAASFNEWVPADVIADLLQSDPGSGNGHGRPPADACCDIFANAPAQRDFLSRTTYLHFKTFLVALLMKQDKMSMAASIESRVPYLDHELVEYAYRLPTNRKLSRGLGKKLLKEIAADYLPAELINRPKRGFPVPLIPWLERPATRKYFADVLLDGRTLGRGLLNRRAVEAHLHPLRTGDANAARSNSYLIWNLVNFELWQRTFVDTLAPAAIQNVPPLRGGTDGSMTTTSSA
- a CDS encoding methyltransferase domain-containing protein, producing the protein MDALKRMIAALPEAKPTQRRILEPGCGSGIISEFLARYGRVTGIDQSPVGVQAARTRGLGRFVIGTLPDIPVAEDGFDLCVLSQVLEHLADNDQAVLLTRLREKVRPGGHLILTVPNRPVSSRMRFAAGELQPIENWQDTADVHRLLRETGWQVLKTRFAFNFFPVAASRYLLVRAARYVLYDILGLRGILEHLLESPSRGDCIVVLATRAASTPAA
- a CDS encoding glycosyltransferase family 4 protein, with protein sequence MNPTSNAAMAAPPAATASAAPLPSSAMRILYLNYEWDARESSGAARHLAELTRELRSLGHTVVTCDRHRAPDPAPGGEPGRDHDWLRLLRARLSPRLHESAALARAVRGIAPEIALIRRHQPDVVLTRHSLHQFSSLIAARRCGIPIVFEVNAPLAHEYRRYLRQYRLLPQLAEWSEAQTLARADGVFVVSNALKRYFAAHGVMEERISVIPNGVDPARFNPAVADAEVRARLGHDRVIVAFVGSFASFHGVELLRQAIVEVLPRRLSVTFLMVGSSPLSAALQGECRARGYEDRVEFAGFVPPQQVPKLMAAADILLAPYAAEEFFYLSPIKLFEYLACGRAVLTARQGQMAEVVADGENGLLYDPRSPNAFIAQLLRLIDDPMLRARLGFNGRRTVERGYTWKTNAERVAAVLSRAGVRVH
- a CDS encoding sxtJ; this encodes MDHISKSDLHKFGLTVGLAFVLLGTLSWARGHDLAPRVLWTLGALLVLPGLLAPTLLRPVQRVWMAAAGVLGYVNTRVILGAFFYLILTPIALLLRLVRDPLTRSLDPSLQSCWVKRTPQPVSREQYERQF